AAAATTTTTCagacctttttttaattgatgagaTTCCACATTAGATCCAAAATGTGGTCATTATATAAGGAGGAGTAGAGAGCTAATTACTCACAAAGTCACAAGTTCTAGCTTTAGCTTCAGCACTAGCTCATTCGTCTAAATCTTGTTTTTGCTCATCTTGCTTCTTTTCTCCCAAGACTATCTTCaccagggaaaaaaaatgagagcaaCCTGTattcttctctgtttctttaCGTTTCTTGTTGCGTCTTCAGCCCATCCGGGGAAGAAGAAGCAGTACAAACCGTGCAAGGAATTAGTCCTATACTTTCATGACATTATTTACAATGGCCAGAACGCTGCCAATGCAACCTCAGCAATTGTGGCGGCACCGGAAGGCGCCAACTTAACCATCTTAGCAAGCCAGTTCCATTTTGGCAACATTGCAGTTTTTGATGATCCCATTACCCTTGACAACAATCTTCATTCACCGCCGGTCGGTAGGGCACAAGGCATGTATATTTATGATACCAAAAACACCTTCACTGCCTGGCTAGGCTTTTCATTTGCCCTCAATTCCACAGACCACCAGGGCAGCATAAACTTCATCGGAGCAGACCCAATTATGATAAAGACTAGAGATATATCCGTGGTTGGAGGCACTGGGGATTTCTTTATGCACAGGGGAATTGCTACCATTGCCACCGACGCATTTGAAGGCGAGGTGTATTTCAGGCTCCGAGTTGACATCAAATTCTATGAATGTTGGTAAAAAAAGGATCACACATATGATTTGTTCAAGATTGAGTGAAAATTCGGGTGATGCTTTTGTTGTAGTCCCTTCTCATTGAATAAGACATTATTTTGAAGTTATATCCTTGCACTATTTAATTCATTTCATCTTCACTACTTAATTTATAGCTATGAAGGTTTGGAGGTTCCATGCAGTTCTATtatcaacaaaatcattaaTTCCTCCGAGCTTCATTTTGA
This window of the Populus trichocarpa isolate Nisqually-1 chromosome 13, P.trichocarpa_v4.1, whole genome shotgun sequence genome carries:
- the LOC127904184 gene encoding disease resistance response protein 206-like, yielding MRATCILLCFFTFLVASSAHPGKKKQYKPCKELVLYFHDIIYNGQNAANATSAIVAAPEGANLTILASQFHFGNIAVFDDPITLDNNLHSPPVGRAQGMYIYDTKNTFTAWLGFSFALNSTDHQGSINFIGADPIMIKTRDISVVGGTGDFFMHRGIATIATDAFEGEVYFRLRVDIKFYECW